The sequence below is a genomic window from Gadus morhua chromosome 12, gadMor3.0, whole genome shotgun sequence.
GTCTACGACCCCAACCCGCTGCACGGTCAGAAACTAGGGCTGGCACGAAAGCTATCCACAGCTGGATCGGACCGGATCCGTACCGCCTCTCCCacgtcctcctcttcttcttcttctgcttcctaTTCCTCCCCCGGGCCGGCCATGCGCTGTGCTGAGAGTCGCATGGACTCCCTCAACTCTCAGATGGAGCAGCTGCTCCACATGCAACACACGGTCCTGACCCGGCTGGACGGCCTGTCCCACACCCTGGGGGACATGGGTCAAGACCTTGCCTCGATGCGGGCGGCTGGGGCGGAGGGCCGTGGGCAAGGGGCCCAGGACTCAGAAGTGCTGGAAGTGTGTTTGGACGTGCGAGGGATGGTGCAGGAGACCAACAGGCAGATGGAGTGCCAGGCACTTAAGCTGGAAGGGGTGGAGAAGCTGGTGGAGGGCATGCAGCAGGTGCTCAGCTTCATTGGGGAGGTGGTGAAGAAATCTAGGCTTGTGGAAGTGCTGTTTAAACAGTCTGGCAAGAGGGCCAGGAAGAAGGTGAGTTGGATTCTGGTCAGGGTTAGATTTAGGTTGAGCTTGTGATTGGATTCATGTCTGCTCTGTTTTTTCCAAAGAAAATTATGGGAAGATGTTTCAGTGGTCTTGGTGTACTTACTCTAGATCTGTTGTTCTGCTGTCTTGGGTTGAAACTCTCTTTGTTATTCTTTTCACCCTTTAATATTGGTGAATAAGACGATTTGAAGctagtgtgtatttgtttacagCTGTATATGTTGAAGACATGGGTCGAATCATCTGTCTTTATGTGTTCATGTCaacacatagacagacatttTGCATGTCCGAAATGGTCAAATGTAAAtctgttacatttacatttacactaacatctacatttacatttacacacaaattAAAGTACATAATCTTCGTTGAGGCTGTGTGATGggtttcatatatatattcagataTTCAGAATTATGTCTATACACAGTGGTGTTTCATGATTTTTTTGGTCTGGCAATGAAGACGATAAGAGAGCAATATGACCTCTCATGTGATTTACACACAGCACAATTTATTATGTCAGAAACCAAAGTTACAACAAAACACTGTTCTTACCAATGACCAAAACATATGCTACAAAAGACGCTACTTCCCTTGACAGTTCTTGACAGTCGTGCAAAATCTGTAGCCTGTAAAATATCGGCTACAATTcctgtatttttattgtattgagaCTAGTGGATACATTTTTACACTCCACAATCTGCTATTTCAGCAATCTGCTTTTTTGTCAGAAAAAAATACTGTTCTCTTGTAGCATCTCTGTTCATGTTCTCCTGTTTCCAAAGGCTAAGGACAACAAGGCAAAGGATGAGAAGGAGAAAGCCAAGCTCAGCCCCACCGCCTTGAAGGCTCTGAAGAAGAGAGGCCACATAGGTAATGCCCACAGTCACGGCAGGGCCACAAATGAACCAGGGCTTGGCCATTTTGCCCCTGAAACAATAGTAATAGCATTTGAATTTGGGATGGCGGGTGCTTTTAAAAGCCTCCCGTAAAATATTGAGTTAACTTATGTAttttaatctttatttttaatagTGGGACCAGAGTTTATCTTACATTGGAGTCATTCAATATTGTTCTGTCATCCCACATTTTCCACCATTTGATAACAATTGCCCAGGAAATGAACTAAAATACCCCCAATACCTCTTACACAGTATCAAAAATGCCAGTGTTCAAACTTTCCAACCTGAAACAATCACTCTGGTTATCCTGCCCAGCAGCAGACATGAATACAGAGGAACCACTCAAATATTCAGGGAGAGGTCAGCAAAAAGAGTgatgttccctctctctccccagaccCACCCCCCTCATTCATTCTGAACTCCAGGAAAACGTGGACAGGCTCAACCGACAGAATGCTGAACGTACCCACTGCAACGCGGGGGCCGAGGGCCaacaagggggaggaggaggaggtggaggagaaggccaGACGGTGGGATTTACACTGTCCGGACCACACACCATTGAAGCCCAATCAGAGGACGAAGAGAAAGAGAACTcagtggaggaagaagaggaggatgtgtTGGAGGTGTCTAGGGAgtcggaggtggaggtgaaatTGGAAGAGCCAATTGGACTGGAGCAGAAGAGAACAAACCCAGATAAAGCAACCTCAGAGTCACAAGAGGTACTCGGTGTCCTTCTAGTGGTTACCAGTCAAACCAGTGAGACGGCCGTCCCGCCTCTGGAAAGGTAATTGAATCCCAATATAATATTTAAATGTGTATAAAATATATCGCTGTGAGTTCTTGCGGGTTGTTGATAAAGTTTCCAAAGTTTTTAGGAAGAATTTAGGAAGGTCCGTGGTTCGATCCACTTATCAGTTAAATTCTAGGTAATTGACCCccccgttgtgtgtgtgcgtgtgtgtgtgtgtgtgtgtgtgtgtgtgtgtgtgtgtgtgtgtgtgtgtgtgttgtgtgtgtgtgtgtggctttcaTGTATGCAAGGCATTCATCATCAAGCATTTGATACGGGCAGCTATAAAAAACATAAGAATGGAATGGAAACCTTCAAGTGAAAACGTAATGTTCTGACTGTGTATGGTGCAGCTCTGAGGAGCCAGGAGAGATGGCCGCCTGCAGCAAGCGCCGCGTCACCGAGGAAGACGTGTTGAAGGAGGACCTGAAGAAAAGCCGCGTggaccagagggaggaggaaggatccACCGAGGGAGACGGGGACGAGGACCGGGTCGGCCCGCTGTCTGCTGCGTCTGGGCCGGACGAGGGGAAGGCAGACGTGGAAGACGATGGGGCAGAAGGGTCAGAGGCCACCGTGTCAGAATACACGATTGGTAGGACATTGATGCTTACCGAACTGCTGCTTTGGAATCAATGCAACATGCATGGCGACTTGTACGTTTACATAAGTTGATACAGTCCGGCGGCTTTCTTTGTAGAAATGACTCTGGTTCTAAGTCGGTGACATTTGACTTTTTGTTCCAGAGACACATACTGCAGATCGGGTTACATAACACCATGCGTGCTCCGGCGTCACTCATATGTCAGCCTGCGCAGCTGGCAGAGCTGATAATGAGACAGTGGCATGCTGCTATTTCCATCCATTCTGTTACTGGAgaaacacctctctctctctctctctctctctctctctcctctctctctctctctcttctctctctctctctctctctctctctcaaattctcttactctccctctctctcttctctctcgtgCACATTCTCTCTCGCTTGCGCACATGCATTTACTCTCTCCCACACAATTTGCCAAGGAAGTAAAAAATGTACATATTGTTTTGAACAAAAGGGGGACTTTCTCCACATTGCCCTCTCttcattatcattgttattttcATCCTCACAGACTCCAGCCCCCACCATCGGCCCCTTCGACCACCGCATTGTGACCCCAAACCCCAACAGATCTCCACGTTCTACACCATCAACAGAGAGGAAGTCCTGGGAGGGtgtgtggcagagagagagagacacacacacacacacacacacacacacacacacacacacacacacacacacacacacacacacacacacacatacatacatgcacaaaaacataaaacaaaaaacacacacacaagagtgaGACCTCAGTATCTGGGTTCTGTGTCCACTAATGGACTCACAGGAGGATCCAGGTCAGAGCAGTGGTGTTCCAGCCATGTTCCTGACAGGTATTCTGAGGACATATTTTGGATGGCCGATGTGAAGGAGCGGCTACTTCAATCATGTCTTTCCAATACCAAAGATTACTCCTTCCACACACaattttttttgaaaatatgaaatattgcCCAGTACATTCCTAACCCTTCCGTATTACTTGTTTTTCTGTGTAGGCAGTCAGTTATTCATACATCCTAATATTATCTCATCCTGGATCTGGGTACATCCCCCAAATTTATGAAGAGCAAGTATTTCTACATATTTCACttgttcattcattctttcatttCGAAAATAAGGGGAAGATTCGGACAAGTCCACAAATGTATGGAGAATTCCTCTGGTCTCACATTGGCGGCTAAGATCATTAAAGCCAGGAGCCAGAAAGAGAAGGTAAATGTGCTTAATGTTTAAGTGTTTTGCTTCTTCCAAGTTCACTTTGTCAAtaggcatttttacactgctAAGCTGGTACGGTCGCTGCTTGGCACACCCTGAAATTTCActgtcttgcctgtgtaaaCCCAAGGGGGTATTATCCGCCTTTGTCAAGGATCCGACTTTCTTGGCGGGTATAAGACGGCATTGGAAAAAAACGTTTAATCACTGTTGTTCTGGCCTTGAAAACATCTCCGGAGATCAACGTTCTTAGATAAACTctataaatgtttcaaatgaacACTTTGTAGGCCACTGCAGAAAAtgctttcagaaggggatttttaTACATGTATTTCAGAAATACACgtattaaaatccccttctgaaagcttcatccacttgTTGAATAAGTTTCTCTGTCTTCAGTAGAATATCGCTttaacaaacagaaaaaaaaaggcgTAACTTCGCCCCTCTCTGTTCTTGGTTTCCGTCCCAAGCTCTGTGGTCCCTCTGTGGTCCCTACACCTAGTGGTTCATCTTTAGCATTGTAGAATGGCTGGAGCTGGGATTAGCCTATAAACTATTGGCTTTCTCAAATAGCACGCGTCATGTTTCCCTGTCCACATTGCTATCGAGAGAGCTGCGAGATCTGATAAGGTAAGCTGTCTTAGAAAGGTTTTGTGGTCACTATACCATCCACTCAGGTATTCAAAAGGCGCATAGCCAACCGAAAGCCAACCATGCAAGTTCGACAACAGATCGAATCGCCGTCACTGGTTGGTCCGAAAGGTTGTGACATCACCGCCAAAAGGCACTTGTCAGTTGCCTGCTTGTCGCTACTCTTGTTTTCAACTTATTTTTACAATGATCTGGTTATCCAATATTAAACCTGTAAAGCCAgacttgtatgtgtgtttctgtgtttctgtgcgtatGTCTTTTTAATTGCGTGTGTTCCGCCAGGATGTGGTTAAGAATGAGATCCAAGTGATGAATCAGCTGAACCACGTCAATCTCATCCAGCTCCACGCTGCATATGAGTCACGCCATGACATCATTCTGGTAATGGAATAGTAAGTCGGAGTGTATGTGGCTATTCATATTATACAAATAATTGTTAtttatgtgttttattttatcttaa
It includes:
- the mylk4b gene encoding LOW QUALITY PROTEIN: uncharacterized protein mylk4b (The sequence of the model RefSeq protein was modified relative to this genomic sequence to represent the inferred CDS: inserted 1 base in 1 codon) — encoded protein: MSSSLVNSLAKVYDPNPLHGQKLGLARKLSTAGSDRIRTASPTSSSSSSSASYSSPGPAMRCAESRMDSLNSQMEQLLHMQHTVLTRLDGLSHTLGDMGQDLASMRAAGAEGRGQGAQDSEVLEVCLDVRGMVQETNRQMECQALKLEGVEKLVEGMQQVLSFIGEVVKKSRLVEVLFKQSGKRARKKAKDNKAKDEKEKAKLSPTALKALKKRGHIDPPPSFILNSRKTWTGSTDRMLNVPTATRGPRANKGEEEEVEEKARRWDLHCPDHTPLKPNQRTKRKRTQWRKKRRMCWRCLGSRRWRCSEEPGEMAACSKRRVTEEDVLKEDLKKSRVDQREEEGSTEGDGDEDRVGPLSAASGPDEGKADVEDDGAEGSEATVSEYTIGRTLMLTELLLWNQCNMHGDLYVYIKTHTADRFSYSPSLSSLSCTFSLACAHAFTLSHTICQGSKKCTYCFEQKGDFLHIALSSLSLLFSSSQTPAPTIGPFDHRIVXPKPQQISTFYTINREEVLGGGRFGQVHKCMENSSGLTLAAKIIKARSQKEKDVVKNEIQVMNQLNHVNLIQLHAAYESRHDIILVMEYVDGGELFDRIIDENYNLTELDTVLFIRQICEGLQYMHKMYILHLDLKPENILCVSRVTNKIKIIDFGLARRYKPREKLRVNFGTPEFLAPEVINYEFVSFPTDLWSLGVITYMLLSGLSPFLGDDDNETLNNILACQWNFEEEEFLDVSEEAKDFITRLLVKSKSWRMSATASLKHPWLCDPGLHYRLQQKKLKCDSTTAPPPES